In Oryza sativa Japonica Group chromosome 1, ASM3414082v1, the genomic stretch CAGAATCTAAACTGTCAGTGATGCCTCCGTTTACAATTGCATTTGTAGCATTGCAAAACTAGTTTCATTCTGCAATATGATTTATGTGCAACCCTTTGGAGTACACATGTTCAATTCGGTGGATTATACACCTccaatttgaattttgaagtaTAATTTTCAGTTTGAAAGCAGAACGACCTAGTATCATCTGATTCTTATGTGATCGAACTGCAAATCAAAAGACAATCACAGAGGGATAAAATGCCCTCAAAATAGGGGATCATATAAAGATCAGATTACTGACATGACATCCAGAAGGGGATTATATTAAGATCAGATTAACTGACATCCAGAATTCCAGATGGTGAACAATCGAAACAAGAATGCAAGATCCAAGATCCAAGACTCTTACTCCACGCAAACGCTTACATCTtgtggggaaaaaaaagagagaaagcaTTGGCGTGTCTTAGAACCAAAAGCAGGGGATAGAATTGCTGCTTTTTAGCCTCCAATTTCCAATCTACCAAGAAAGAAACTAGTAGTAGTTGAGAATCGCAATTATTAGTAGAAAGAATCTAGGGCTAGTGGTCTTTTAATCGGTTGTATATACACTTAAAATTTCCACCGCACACGGCACGctcggatggatggatggataggaGTTGGTCaatgaggaggatgaggagaaggGAAGAAATTGGGTGGTTGATTGATCCTAGGCGATCTTGGCGAAGGAGCCGCCTCCGGCCATCATGACCTTGAATTCCTCGAAGGAGATGAGGCCGTCGCCGTTCTGGTCGACGCCCTCGATCATGCGGCGGCACTGCTGGACGGTGGCCTTCTCGCCGAGGCCGTGGAGGACGcgggcgagctcggcggcggagatggtgcCGTTGCCGTCGGCGTCGAAGACGCGGAAGGCGTGGCGGAGGTCCTCCTCGacggcggccgcgtcgccgcTGGCGGTGGCGTTGAGGGCGGCGAACTCGTCGAGGCTGAtgaagccgtcgccgtcggcgtccgCCTCGGCCATCATGCGGGCGAGCTCGTCGTCGGTGGCCGCGTGCCCGAGGCTCTCGAACAGCGCGCCGAGCTCGGACCGCGAGATCCGGCCGTCGCCGTTGGCGTCGAACTTGCGGAACAcccgctccatctcctcctccggcgtcggcgccggggaCCCGCCGCCGGACGCGGGGTCGgcctgcggcagcggcggcgacttggAGCCGCTCCGGCGGCGGAACAGGGCGGGCATCTTGATCTTGACCATGGCGTGGGGCTTCGATTGCTCTGCCTCTCTCTCGTCTCGTGATCTCCTCCTCGGCTTTGGTGGTTGCGGCCTCGTCTAGGAGGAAGACGCCGCTTATTTATAGCGGAAAGTTAATGAGCGGTTACTGCTGCGGAGCCCGAGATGGAGAGGGGTGGCTTTGGATGGAAGGTGTCAAGCACGGTTTCGTGAACCGCaataaccgtgaaaaaccgtataacatttatcaaaaatttaaattattttttaattttatttgaatttaaggagatTACCACGGTATTTATATTCGTACCCCCGCAGTAAGCCcagtaaccgcggtaaccgcgcggttaccgacgGTAAGGGAAACCCTGGTGCCAAGGTGCCAAAGCGGACTATaaatttccatataaatttaTACATTATAGTCGTAAATGGCCTACTCCcataatataaacattttt encodes the following:
- the LOC4325762 gene encoding probable calcium-binding protein CML10, yielding MVKIKMPALFRRRSGSKSPPLPQADPASGGGSPAPTPEEEMERVFRKFDANGDGRISRSELGALFESLGHAATDDELARMMAEADADGDGFISLDEFAALNATASGDAAAVEEDLRHAFRVFDADGNGTISAAELARVLHGLGEKATVQQCRRMIEGVDQNGDGLISFEEFKVMMAGGGSFAKIA